TGCTGGGCCTGCACTGCAGCCTGCTGCTGGCGCTGCTTCTGCAAAGCCAGGGCACGGGCTTCGGCTTTGCGGGATTGCTCTCTGGCAATGGCTGTCTGTCGTGCTTCTTCGATGGCACGCTCTCTGGCAATGGCTTCCTGACGGGCCTCCTCGATGGCACGCTCTTTGGCCAGCTGGGCTTCCCGGGCTTTTCTTTCCTGTTTCTCCTGGAGGTACACCAGGTAACGCTCGTACTGCAGTTGCTTCTTGCGCTTCACAAAAACCAGGTAGCGCTGGTAGCGTTCCAGCAGTTCCCGCTTCTTGCGGTTTTCGATCTCGGTCTGGCGGCGGTCATTGAGGGCTTCCAGGGTGCCTTCGGCCATCACGCCGGGAAGCAGCACATAGTCCCCTTCAGAAACGTCGCTGGGCAGGCTCACGCCGTTGGCTTTGGCCACCCGTCCCACATCCACACCATAAAAATCCGCAACACTCACCAGGTCCTGACCGGGCTTGATGCGCACGATCAGGCCACGCTGGGCACTGGGAATCATCAGGCGGTCGCCTTCTTTCAGGCGGTCCAGGCTGGAGGTGTAGGGGTTGGCACTGATCAGTTCAATGATGGACAGCCCGTAGCGGCCAGCAAGGGTGCTGAGGGTTTCGCCAGATTGCACTTCATGCACCACCACTCCGGGGGGCAATTTGGTGATGCTGTCTTCAACCACAGCCACCAGTGGAACCCTGATGAGCATTCCGGGTTTCAACTGGTCTTTTTTGATGCCTGTCGCCCACATGATGGATTTGACACGCACCCCATATTCGGCTGCAATCTGGGTGAGGGAATCGCCTGGTTCAATGCGCACAATGGCAGAGCCGCGCTCCACCGTCGATTCCACAGATTTGACGGAGATGGTTTTGGTCGCAGTGCGGAAGTCGTAGGGGAACACCAGAGGTGTTGCAACCGCCTGCTGAAGCAGTAAAGCTATCGCAGCCGCCGTGAGCCGGCGGGCAGTCATCGAAATGGACTTCAACTCTTCCTCCCAGAAGCCATACTAAGGGGTGGGTTAAGCAATTTCAATGACAACTCATGAGAAACACATTTTTTCATTCTGGAACCTCTAGACGTGTCAGACAGCAAAAGAGCTGATGAGAAGATGAAGCTGCAGCTTAAGAGCTGAATTCCAGCTGTGGTTCTTTGCTTTGTCAAGCAACAAATTTCTGCACTGCAGCTTTCAGGATGGCTTCAGAAGCTTTCATTTCAACATTTAAGCGAAAATGCTGAAAAGGGTCAAAGTGGACCTCTGCATTGCGGGTTAAACCACAGTGCAGAGGTAATTTTGTAAGACTGTTGTTTGATCAAGGCTTCAGAACTCAGGCGTTGTTTCCAGCCAGCATGGACAGAAACTCTGCATTGTTGCGGGTCTTGGACATGCGGTTCAGCAACATGTCCATGGCCTCAGCAGGATCCATGTCGCTGATGACCTTGCGCAAGAGCCACATCTTTTGCAGCACCTCTGGAGCCAGCAGCAGTTCTTCTTTGCGGGTGCCAGATTTCAGGACATCCAGGGCAGGGAAAATACGGCGTTCTTCCAGACGGCGGGACAGCACCAGTTCCATGTTGCCCGTTCCCTTGAACTCCTCGAAGATCACATCGTCCATGCGGGATCCGGTTTCCACCAGGGCCGTGGCCAGGATGGTCAGGCTGCCTCCACCACGGATGTTTCTGGCAGCACCCAGGAAGCGTTTGGGCCAGTGCAGGGCATTGGAATCCAGACCCCCGGAGAGGGTCCGTCCGGTGGGC
This window of the Deinococcus roseus genome carries:
- a CDS encoding peptidoglycan DD-metalloendopeptidase family protein; translated protein: MTARRLTAAAIALLLQQAVATPLVFPYDFRTATKTISVKSVESTVERGSAIVRIEPGDSLTQIAAEYGVRVKSIMWATGIKKDQLKPGMLIRVPLVAVVEDSITKLPPGVVVHEVQSGETLSTLAGRYGLSIIELISANPYTSSLDRLKEGDRLMIPSAQRGLIVRIKPGQDLVSVADFYGVDVGRVAKANGVSLPSDVSEGDYVLLPGVMAEGTLEALNDRRQTEIENRKKRELLERYQRYLVFVKRKKQLQYERYLVYLQEKQERKAREAQLAKERAIEEARQEAIARERAIEEARQTAIAREQSRKAEARALALQKQRQQQAAVQAQQARTAQRKASASKVVRASYDSGSVANTGFQWPLRSFTITSGYGRRGFWIGSSNFHTGLDMGAPTGTPIYAASSGRITASGWGSYGINVFVSNGNMRVIYGHMSRAAVQVGQYVDRGDLLGYVGCTGICTGPHLHFEVQRGGQHVNPYNYLP